The genomic region GCCTCAGCACGGTTCACGTCCCTTATCTCTGCAGGGTGTCATGTGTGCCTATTGCCTGACCTACAATGGCAGCGTGACTCAAGAGCCTGTTCCACATGAGCACGCTAACTCCCATCTTCTGTTCCTTTCCAGAGAGCACGGGGATTATATCCGTCAGTGTTGGCATCTTCCTCCTCGTTTTCTCAGCCGCTCTTCTCCTGGGCACTCTTCTACTCTGTGCATATATAAAGCAACCCGTCAGGACTCCAGCCATATTGGTAAGCCGACCAGATGCTAATGGCCACATGCGCATCTCTCTGACTCCCAGTGTGCCAGGGTCCCTCTGGCGTATTGTTGCTAAGTGCAGTGGGCAGGCAGACCCTGCCACACACAGCATCGCTGCTCTGCGTGAGCACAGAGCTTTTCGGTTCCCAGTCTTCAGGAGCCGAGTTTTCCAGGAGACAGGGTGCTGACCCAGGATTCAAAGCCACAGGGTCTAGTTAAAGCCCCCGGGTCTAGTTTCAGCTCTTGCCACCAGTCCACACTGCTCATGTTTTCAAAAGGGCCTCTGTTTTCCTGCCCACTTTGCAGCCCCCTGGGCCTAATGGTCAGACATGCAGAGCATGAGTGGCTCCAGAGGgcgtcagtgggagctgggtgtgctcagcacctcaaaaaggagcagccactgctgctgtggGTCCACCAGCAGAGCGCTGCCCCCTATGGCGAGTGCTGGTGTGGGTGTAGATGTGGGGAGTGAGCCAAGCAACAAACAGAAACAAGTAGAGGATGAGGGAACAAAGCAAGATAACCCATCTTCCTGCTTCTTTCCGCCCCTCCCAGAAATCTCTCCTAAAACCCTCTGGGTCAGAGCACGAGCACTTCCCCTTCGGGGCCAGGGGCGTGGTTATGTGCTTGGATGAGGAGTCAATCCAGCAACTCTCCATCTGCCAAAAGGACAGCATACaactcagcagcacagacagcagctccagccctgcacaACAGCCACCAGCCAAGGGCTGCATGTTCCTGACCTTCCCTGATGACTGTGAACACCTGCTGGAGCCGGAAGGCCTAGCAGCGGGGAACAGCAGTTGCAACAGCACCGACAGCGGCATTTGCCTACAAGACTCTTCCTCCGGCCTGAGCCAGTTCTCGGGCTCAGAGAGCCAGGACTACAAAAGACAGCTGCCAGGGAGTGACGATAGTGGCATAAGCCTGGCGAGGCATTCCCTGTGCCTGATgcactcctccagcagcagggacTATACATCTGTGGATGAGGGGCAGGACCAGCGTGAAAGAGAGCATGACTGTTCCCCTCCAGCCAGGGGACTCAGCCAGGAGGCTGTGGAGTTTCGTGGGTACCTGAAGCAGCCGAAGGGTACAGTAGAGAGGCAGCAGGACAAAACTGAGGGACGGCTTCCCACACAAAGCCCTGGCGGGATAGACATCACGCTGGAGATGGGTTGCTCTGAGCCTGCCCTCGCCAAAGGCTATTTGAAGCAGGCATCCCCAGAGCTCGCCTGCGGCAATGCAGACACGGTGCTCGTTAGGGAGTCAGGCTTCCTGGGCTTTATAAGCAGGCTGGAGTGCAGCAGCTCGAGTCTGCTGAACTACGGGGCGCTGGGCATTTCTGTGCCCTCGAAATCCCTCCCCAAGCTCTCCAAGGCGCCCTTTGCATTGGACATCTTCAACACAGACATGCTGGGCACCCTGCCTCTCGTCTCCAGCTTACATTCAAATGAGCGACTCCGCTTGGAAATCGACTCTCGGAGCCTGCTGGGGGCTGACTGCAAGGACAGTCGCCGATAGACCAGGCTGCGGGGAGTCTGCTCCTGGACTGGAGCAAGGTGTCACAAGGGGAGCTGCGAGCATAGTAGGCTCTCTTtgtatgatttgttcttaactACCTCATGTAGTGGTGTCCCTGGGGGAGCAGCTACTGTGATAAGCTATTGCCAACACCATGAAAGTTGTGCTGATGGGAGCCACATCAGAACTGCAGAGCTGAGGGAGCTGCTGCCTACCCCCCATCCACAGACACAGCCTCCACCAAACAGGGAGTTGGCCAGGACAGAGattcccacccatccccactcAGTACAGAGAACATGTCTCTCCCCCGCTGGAAACATATAACGTGTCTATGGGAAGAAAGGGATAGAGGCAGTAAGCTGTATTAAAATTGTGCAGCATTTCTGCATGGACATTAGTCCTGGGGCCCAGAGTtatcctttccctctcctttctcaCGCAAGGGCTGTTAACAGCAGCAAAACCCCTGACATATTTATGAGCGTTGTGTGGTGACTATTGGAAATGTTTTGCCTCTTTTGTtcaaagaaatgttatttatttaatttttaaatatataaaagacaAATGGTGTTATTTATTTCAGCGTAACTACTTGTGTGTATTAAAGCTACAGTTGGGTTTTCCCTTCTAGGGATCAGGGAACTGCAACATTGTGCAGTTACCATGCACATGAGAAAGAGAATATTTAGATGAGAACTGAAGGAACAGGAGCAAGATAGTCAGCTTGTCTCCTGCAGTTCCACATAAGCTGGCAGCAGTGGAATGCAGTTTTCCCAAGCGAATCCTGTAAATTTGGAGTATTCGGtgacaaatcatgagcaaaaggCAATGCTCCAATTGTTgtgtttatacctgtgcaaactgGGCAGCTGGGATGGTTCTCAGGGCATCCAGCACTGAGAGTCACCTTGTGTTACACCCCTTCCTCCTGCAAAAGAGAGACTTGCtggtgcttaactgggtgtcagctccctgacaacTCCAGTCTGTTAGCCCCCAAAccatctcctctgggctatgccagcccttccTTTGCCTTGCAAGTTAACAATATATGCACCCCAGTCCccttgaagcattcccctgtagCGTCCAGACCCTTGTCTGGTGAACAGTTACAGTAACACTAGGTTTGCTGTCCCAAGGGAACAGTGTACACAGCTTGTACAGCTCAACTCTGGATCAGCTCCTATATAACACCACAGCACAGATCCATTTATAGTGAAAATACTCATAAGACTAAAACTCTAGCGCCGGTGATTAAGCATGATGGAAACGGGATGGTTACACATAAAACAAAGACTAAACATCACAGGTAACCTTCTGTCTAAGGACGTTCATCTCACCCTGTTTTAGCCAAGCCTGActgagatcctgttttcatgactATACACTCACTGTCCATTTGCTTCCTCAGGTGCCGGACAAAAGGGGTCTTTCGGCCTTCCCATTATATTCCTCAAAGTTCATTGTCTTCCCTCAGAGACAGGGCAACTGCCTGTGGTTCATTTTCCAGTGTCTTGTCTCCCTCTTGACGGCCCAGCTGCCAGGAGATGTCCCATGTAAATAGGGCTTCCATTACAAAGCTCAATTTCCATTCTGACAGAGCTACACCTCCTACTTCCTGGCAGGAAGAAACCTGTTTTTCTCTTTGGTTGGTGACAGCCTTTGAAAGGTATTTTCAGCACCTGTACACAACTCCTTAAATAGCATCCCTCCACACATCTCATGCTGACAATGAGCATCAGTATGACATACGTTTTTATTCACGCCCTCACATGACATCATCAATGGACTCAGCCCATGGAAGAGGTGTGCTTGGTGGAGGGCGTTTGTCAGGCCTGGTAGGAGTTGCTGTTACCCAACAGTGAACCCTTTGACAACTGGCTGGGAGGGATTCTTAAGGTCACAGCAACCCCTCTCCCCTCTGAATGGGAGTAATTTTACCTTCACATCACACAGATTTAAATGATGACACAAGCTACAAAGCAATGGCACATCCCGCCCCATTTCCGCTCTTCTTCTTACATTTAGAAATGGAAACACAACAAAAGATCAAAGGGTGTTTTGTTGTGGGTTTAATTAAACTCCTACCAGGGCATTTCAGGAATTCTCCCAGAGTCACCCAAATTTCACAGAAACTTCACTGTGGGTTTTTTCAGTAAAACCGGTTACCTAAACACAAGCGGATTAGTAGGACTTTGGAGTAATTCCACGAATCAGTTCTCTTCCATCGTTCTTATCAGCACATCAGGAAGTTTCCCTTTGTTATGTTCAAGGTTAATTTGCAGCACTTGGCAGAGGGCTGGATGCAACTGTTTCTTTCAGTGACACAGTAGAAGTTCCTGTAATGAAAGGAGGAACTGACCCATCTCAAAGTCCAGAGGAAATTCCACCAGTGTGGCACATTTTTCCACAGTATCAGACAGCTAGAGACGTGAAGGGTAGTTAAATCTGACTATTGCAGGAAGGTGCAACTTACTCATGCCGGCAGCATTTCTGCCTATTTTTGCCACTTCCAGTGGGCTTACTTCATAATTAAATTCCAGCTTTGGCTAAAGGGAAATGCTAATTAGGGCTCATTTTTGCTAGCACCTTGAGTGGTCTCTTTATGGCAGGTTTCCGCATATGGAAAAGACCCTCCCCTAATGGCATAACGACATAaccatgtatacacacacatctcTGATATGTCTGTCTGTGCCTGCCCCTCAAGTGCTCTCATTTGAGGCCTCCTTTCTTTTCAGCGATCAGGTTGCACTATGTAAATGATTATGCTTACTCTTCCCAACCAACGAGATTGCACATGTGCAAATTCCTTTCAACCAACAGGCTTACAGTAAGTAACTAAATGTGGATGCTTTCCAACTAATAAGATTAAAGTATGTAAATATTTAAGGGGACCTAGAAGTACAACGAGAATCTGTGGCTCTGGATAACTTGTGTCCACTGTCCAATGTCTCAGGCCCACCATTCAGCAATGAGCTGTGTGTAGGGTAGCCACCAAAGCAGAGAGAAGGGTGAGGGTAAAAGAAGTGGGACAAGGGGACAGGGAAGAGAAGACAGGAAAGGGAGTGGCCTCTGCTGTTATGAAGCCGTCGGTCCATCAGTCATCGCACTAGGATAGATGGACAAATTAGGCAGACAGACGTGCGCATACAAACACAGGGGTGCAGCTCTATGCACGGCTGGAATCCAGCTGAGAAACCTGTGGGAGCTCTTTATCCTTTAGGAACTTCCCACCCCCAGAGGCAAAGGCGGATATTAGAATCAGGCTTATTCCAGCCTTGTAGAGAATAACCCTGTCTCTCTGGGTCCTCGTACTTCGCCATCGggctgtctgtatccatctgttgtctctggtttcatacttagattgtcagctccttagggcagggaccaacttttggttttgtgtttgtacagagccaaGCACAGTGGGGTCTTGGTCTATGACTGGGGGTCCTAGGAGCTAcaatgatacaaataataaaaaataccaaTTTTAAGGAACACTTTTTCCGAGCCAATACCCCgaggagttgggggggaggcaggaaggaGGCGAATTTCATCTGGCATCACTAATCTGGTCTATAAGGGCTGTACACACTCCCTCTGGCTGGCTCCAGGCTACTACCAGTTTCTCATGTGCAGGAAGTGAGCAAAAAAGCCACAAGGAGCCCACCCCCAGGTGCTGCAGCCAGTCTGTAGCTCTCCAGTCACCTCTCCTTCACTTCTCTAGTCCTACTGTGCTCAGGAGTATTTACACAGCacctccgccccacccccaggaagGAGCCATGAGAGAGGACAGCTTCTTCCCCCTGCTGTGACTGTTACCTGTTCTGTTTCCTGTTGATGTCCCAGCTCAGCGCAGCTGCAGGTCTCCAGCACTCTCAGACTTAGCACCCTTCTCGCAGGCCTTCTCTTGTGGTTGTAGCTTTGCTCCCCTGCTAACCCTGCCATGGAGCTAGTCTGTTTTGATTCTGTTCTCATGCCTTCCGCTGAACTAGACCAttgctttttctttgtgtttttccttCTGAGAAAACATTTTCCTATACATTGTTCAAAAATCCCTTCCCTTATGCCCTTCCCAGCCTGCACGCAATCCGCCTAGGGCACCTACCTGCCTATCAAAACCAAACTGCCACAGGGCACTTTCCTGGGGGGTTATTTCTGTGTTCATGGGACAGCCGGCTGTATTCATTTGTAGTAAGTTAAAGGTGGTCATTCTTGTTGATGATGATGACATTTATTGGCAGGTTTGCATTGCACGGCAGAAGAGGCAAGGTTACCAAAACTCTGCTCATAGCATGTGTCTATACGAACACCCTGCAGCCCAAAGGATGCAGAGAATACACAAGTGCACAGAGCAATGAAAGCTGGTTCTGCTACTCCCTCCCTCAGTGGGGGAGACAATGTCATTGCATGCAGATTGTGTCCAACCCTAgtccctgagcctcctccctgcAGTTTGTAGCAAGCTGAACGCCTCTGCGAGAAAGCACAAACGCTCTGCAGCTGGGGACACAAGGGCGCGACCCACGATTTGACACTGCTTCCAGCAATGTAGCTGACAATCACAGATAACATATCCTAATGCCCATACGTTTCCCTAGCAGTCACTGCATAGCAAGCTCGTTTGCCCACAGTGGGGTGAAGCATGCCAAACCCACGGTCATGACAAGAAGTGTTCAGCTAGACAGAACAATGCTGT from Dermochelys coriacea isolate rDerCor1 chromosome 22, rDerCor1.pri.v4, whole genome shotgun sequence harbors:
- the IL10RA gene encoding interleukin-10 receptor subunit alpha; translation: MAPGFSALTVGVVVSLCLQIYGESLSQPGKVRFVADIFNYVLHWTPGVNYSSDTLYEVEYKLYGKLPWTAVPDCTGISGHSCNLTYQMMDTQSPSARYYARVRAVSGNRTSLWARTNAFFPKEATLRLSDVSLSVKDNTIHVSVQQLILRVGNKTVSYKDIQKYGRQYRTYVRRASDNLQQVQVETREEFDIPMLLWGEEYCVRVEPRVLSMPVPSNVTKEKCVTIPKEDESTGIISVSVGIFLLVFSAALLLGTLLLCAYIKQPVRTPAILKSLLKPSGSEHEHFPFGARGVVMCLDEESIQQLSICQKDSIQLSSTDSSSSPAQQPPAKGCMFLTFPDDCEHLLEPEGLAAGNSSCNSTDSGICLQDSSSGLSQFSGSESQDYKRQLPGSDDSGISLARHSLCLMHSSSSRDYTSVDEGQDQREREHDCSPPARGLSQEAVEFRGYLKQPKGTVERQQDKTEGRLPTQSPGGIDITLEMGCSEPALAKGYLKQASPELACGNADTVLVRESGFLGFISRLECSSSSLLNYGALGISVPSKSLPKLSKAPFALDIFNTDMLGTLPLVSSLHSNERLRLEIDSRSLLGADCKDSRR